In Bacillota bacterium, the DNA window CGTCCCGGCCAGGGCCCCGGCGCCGAGGGGCGACTGATCCGTCCGGTTCAGGCAGCCGGCCAAGCGGGCGTGGTCCCGCTCGAGCATCCAGAAATAGGCCATCAGGTGATGGGAGAAGAGGATCGGCTGGGCCCGCTGGAGATGGGTGTAGCCCGGCATGACCACGCCCAGGTGCTGCTCGGCCCGGTCGACGATGACCCCCTGGACCCGGCGGACCCAGGCGATCACCCCGGCCAGGACCTCCTTCATGTAGAGGTGCATGTCCAGGGCCACCTGGTCGTTGCGGCTGCGGGCGGTGTGCAAACGGCCGCCGGCCGGGCCGATCAGCTCGGTCAGGCGCCGCTCGACGTTGGTGTGGATGTCCTCCAGCTCGGGCCGCCAGGGGAAGGTCCCGCCGGCGATCTCCACCTCGACTTGGTCGAGACCGCCGAGGATGGCCGCCACGTCGGCCTCGGAGAGGATCCCGCACCGGCCGAGCATTCGGGCGTGCGCCCGGCTTCCCTGGAGGTCCTGCGGATAAAGACGCCGGTCAAAAGAAAGAGAGGCCGTGAAACTCGCGGCCCTCTCGTCGGCGTTCTTGCGAAACCGTCCGCCCCAAAGTTTCAAGGGAACACCCCCCGCTACTCGCCGGCCACAACGCTCTGGGCCGGGTGGCTCCCCCGCTTCCCCTTGGCGTTGACGCTGGCGAAGACGCGGGTCGGCAAACCCCATATATCGATGAAGCCCTTGGCCGCCTTGTGGTCGAAGGCGTCGCCCTTGTCGTAGGTGGCCAGCTTGAAATCGTACATCGAGGCCGCCGCGCGCCGTCCGACCACCGCGCAGGTGCCCTTCTGCAGCCTCACCCGGACCGTCCCCGAGACCGTCCGCTGGGTCGAGTCGACAAAGGCGTCGAGCGCCTTCATCAAGGGTGAGTACCACAGGCCGAAATAGGCCAACTCGGCATACTTCTGCTCGATCCCCGGCTTGAAATGACCGACCTCGCGCGGCAGGCAAAGGTCCTCGAGGTCGCGGTGAGCGGTCACCAGGACGGTCGCCGCCGGGCACTCGTAGTTTTCCCGCGACTTGATCCCGACGAGCCGGTTTTCGATGTGGTCGACCCGGCCGACCCCGTGGGCCCCGGCGAGCTTGTTGAGGCTCTCGATCAGCTCGACCGGCCCCATGGTCTGCCCGTCGAGGGCGACCGGCACGCCGGCCTGGAAGGTGATCTCGACGTAGCGCGGCTGGTCGGGGGCCTTGACCGGATTCACCGTCCAGGCGTAGATCTCCTCCGGGGGCTCGACCCAGGGGTCCTCGAGGACGCCGCACTCGATGCTCCGGCCCCAGAGGTTCTCATCGATGCTGTAGGGGT includes these proteins:
- a CDS encoding argininosuccinate synthase, with translation MDGHLKQGEGHRLKKVVLAYSGGLDTSIAIRWLKERYDAEVIALSVDVGEGKDLEFIKAKALKIGAKKSYMIDAREEFARNYVFPALKANAVYEGRYMLSSALSRPLICKLLVAVAEEEGADAVAHGCTGKGNDQVRFDVSVAALNPDLKVIAPVREWVMSREEEIDYAKRHDIPIPVGKRNPYSIDENLWGRSIECGVLEDPWVEPPEEIYAWTVNPVKAPDQPRYVEITFQAGVPVALDGQTMGPVELIESLNKLAGAHGVGRVDHIENRLVGIKSRENYECPAATVLVTAHRDLEDLCLPREVGHFKPGIEQKYAELAYFGLWYSPLMKALDAFVDSTQRTVSGTVRVRLQKGTCAVVGRRAAASMYDFKLATYDKGDAFDHKAAKGFIDIWGLPTRVFASVNAKGKRGSHPAQSVVAGE